The Desulfovibrio sp. genome segment TTCCGGGATGCCGGTGTTGGCGTCGCCGACCGACGGGGTGAGCAGGTTGGCGGATTCGCCGCCTTCCTTGGGCCACACCCAGCCGTAATGCCAGGGAATGGCGACCAGATGGACCTTGTTGCCCATGACCATCATGGGCTTCAGGCGGTTGGTGACCATGGCCATGGCCCACACCTGCCCCCTGGGGTTTTCCAGGAGTACCTTGTCGCCGTTTTTTATGCCCCTGAGCGTGGCCAGTTCGTTGCTCATTTCGCAGAACATCTGGGGCTCGGCCTCAAGCAGCCAGGGCGTCCAGCGGGTCATGAGCCCGGTCTGCCAGTGCTCGGTGACCCGGATGGACGTGCACACGAAGGGGTAGCGCGGATCGCAGGAGCTGCGTTTGGCCTCCTCGCCGGGGAAGATCAGCGCAGCGGGGTTGTTGAGCCTTTTGGAGAACGGATGCGCCGGGATGGGGCATTCCATGGGTTCGTAGTGTTCCGGGAAGGGGCCGTCGTTCAAGCCCGGCCCGAACAGGGCTCCCAGGCCGTGCTGCTGCATGATGAACGGGTGCTTCGCGCCGGGATCGCCCCCACCGTCCACCACGTCTATGGTCCACTTCTTTCCGGTGGCGTCCCAGGCCAGAACGGGCTTGTCCGGCTGGTAGGGTACGCCCTGGGCGTTGACCGAAGCGCGGTTGTAGATGACGCGCCGGTTGACCGGCCAGGACCAGGACCAGTTGGGGAACATGCCCACCTTGGCCTGTTCCGGGGTCTGCTCGATGGAGCGGCGGGCGGCCTTGTTGCCCTTGGCTTTGTCCGTGTCGGTGTAGGAGCCGCAGTACACCCAATCGCCCGAGCAGGTGGAGCCGTCGTCCATCAAGTTCGCGAACGAGGCCACCTGCGTTCCGGCCTTGTACACGATCTCCGAGCCGTCCGGGGCTTTGCCCTTAACGTCTTTCAGGTAGTAGCCGTTTATGAGCCGGGCAACCTTGTGGGGGTCGAAGGTGTGTCCGTCGCCCCAGTCGTCGATGTTGGCCCCCAGAATGGGCGCGGGGAAGGCTCCCTTGCCCTTTTTGTAGAGGTCGCGGACCTTCATGAAGAGTTCGTAGATGATGTCCCCGTCGGGCTTGCACTGGCCAAGGGGTTTGGGGCCGCCGTAGCGCCACTGCATCCAGCGGCCCGAGTTGGTGATGGAACCTTCCTTCTCGGTGGATACGGCCGCAGGCAGAAAGAAGACCTCGGTCTTGATTTTCTTCGGGTCCATGCCCGGGCCTTTCCAGAAGGAGCCGGTCTCGTTGTCGAACAGGTTGACGTTCACCATCCAGTCGAGCTTGGTCAGGGCTTCGCGCGTCTTGTGGGAGTTCGCGCCGCTGGCGGCCGGGTTCATGCCCCAGGCGAAGAAACCCTTGAACTGCCCTTTGAGCATCTGGTCGAAGAGCACCAGCCAGGATGCGTCCTGCCCGTCGTCCAGCTTGGGGAGCCAGTCGTAGGACGTGGCGGGTTCGGCCTGCTTGTACATGGCCTTGAGAAGGCTTGCCATGTACTTGGGCTGGTGCTGCTTCCAGTTGAGGCTCTTGGGGTCGTTGCTCTTGGGAGTGATCAAGGCCTTGTATTCGTCGTAGGTCTTGTTGGAAGCCCTTGGCGTGGGCAGGTATCCGGGGATGATGTGATAGAGGAGCCCCTGGTCCGTTGAGCCCTGGACGTTGGATTCGCCGCGGAGGGCGTTCACGCCTCCGCCAGCCACGCCCATGTTGCCCAGGAGCAGCTGAATCAGACACATGGTCCGGATGTTCTGCACGCCAACGGTGTGCTGGGTCCATCCCATGGCGTAGAGGATGGTGCCGGACTTCTCGGGCTTTCCGGTCTGCGTGTAGGCCTTGTAGACTTCCTCCAGCTTTTCAGCCGGGGTGCCGGTGACGTCTGAAACGTTCTTCAGGTCATAGCGGGAATAGTGCTTCTTGAGCAGCTGGAACACGCAGCGCGGGTCGGCCAGGGTCATGTCGCGCTTGGGTACGCCCTTGTCGTCCAGGGCAAAGGCCCATTTGCTTTTGTCGTACTTCCGGGCGGCCTCGTCGAATCCGGAGAAGAGCCCGTCGGTGAAGTCGAAGTCCGGGGCGACTATGAAGGACGCGTTGGTGTATTCGCGGACGTACTCCTCGAAGATCAGGTTGTTGTCCAGGATGTACTTTATCATGCCGCCCAGAAAGGCGATGTCCGTGCCGGAACGCAGGGGGGCGTAGATGTCCGCCTTGGAGGAGGTCCTGGTGAACCTGGGGTCAACGTGGATCAAGGGCGCACCGTTCTGCATGGCCTTGGTCACCCACTTGAAGCACACCGGGTGTGTCTCGGCGGAGTTTCCGCCCATGATCAGGACGCAGTCGCTGTTTTTGATGTCGATGTAGTGGTTGGTCATGGCTCCGCGACCGAAAGATTCGGCCAGGGCGGGCACGGTGGAGCTGTGGCAGATGCGGGCCTGGTGTTCTATGTAGGTAAGCCCCATGGCTCGCAGGAAGGTCTGGTAGATCCAGCATTCCTCGTTATCCAGGGCGGCCGACCCCACCGAGGCGATGCCTTCGCAGCGGTTGACCATCTGGCCCTTGGCGTTCTTCTCCTTGAAGGATGCGTCACGCGTGGCCTTGATGCGCTTGGCGATTTCAGTAAGCGCCCAGTCCCAGGATTTCTCCTGCCATTTGTCGCTGTTCGGAGCGCGGTACATCACCTTCTGGATGCGCCGGTCGTTCTCGGTGAGCTGGTACAGGCTCGCGCCTTTCGCGCACAGGGAGCCTTGGTTTATGGGATGGTCGGGGTCGCCCTCGATGTTGACGGCGCGGCCCTTGCCCTCCTGGGCGGTGTTCACGATCAGCCCGCAGCCAACCGAACAATAGCAGCAGATCGAGGTGGTCTGCTTGGTTCCTTTGAGTTTCACAAGCTCGGCTGCCGCATAGGCCGGGGTCAGATCGAACCCCAGCCCGCCGAAAGTGACGGCCACGCCGCTTGCGGCGGCGAGTTTCATAAAATCACGACGGCAGATTCCCATCATGCTTCTCCTTGTGGCGGGTGGAAGCGGGTCATCTCCCTCGTATCTCCCTGGAGAGTTGTAGGTGCAAAGCAAAGCCGTATGGATGCGGGGGGTGTTCAGACAGTGAGCGGGTGGTGATGGGGGCGGCAGGCGGACGCCAGCCGCGAAGACGCATGCGGTTCGTGACCGCATACAAGCGGTTCAGGTCGAATCCCAGCCCGGAATACGGCAAGGCAAGTACCTTCGCTGCCTGCATATGCAGGACCTCCAGCAAGAAGAGGAAAAGAGGGAGCGCCCTCTCGTTTCGCCAATCAGTGGTTCATGCCGGTACACGGCACGGTAGGGCTCCGATCAAAGCATCGGAGTCACGCGTTGGGACGTGCCTCAAAGATGGTCCCGCATAGCTGATCACCCCCCTCTTCTGCCGATTTGGTCAAAGCATGCATCAGGTACGCTGATGAGTGCAATTGGCGCAATAAATGGCAGCTTGCGCGCGAACTGGCACCGCAATGTCATTCTGGGGGATGAATCACCAGGAAGTCAGACCGGATGCCCGCATCGCCAAAGTATAAGAAATTGGGAAGTAATTGATGAAGGTATGGGGATCAGGGGGCGATGATGATCACATCGACAGAAGCTTCGAAAAAAGGCCCCCTGCTCTGAGAGCGGTCTTGCTCCTGCCATTTCAGAAGGCTGCGGGGCCTGGCGGATGGTGTGCGAGGCCACCATCAGGATGAGTCCCCTACTCCAGGGGCGAAAGCTCCAGTACCCCGTTGTTCAAGCTTGCCTTGAAGTTTCCAAGAAACGAAAGCCCGAGAAGCCCGTCCACACCTTCGCCCAGCGAGTCCCCGGGTGTTCCGTGCACGTGAAGGGGCACTTTTTTCAGGCTGGCCCCGCCCAGGGACATGGTTTCGGCCAGGCCGCCGTCCACCCAGGTGCGGCCATTTGCAGTGGAGGCAAGCAGTCCCTTTTTACTCACCGCTTCCACCCCGGCCCGCTTGGCGAACCCCTGGGTTAAGAGGCTCATGGTGGCCCCGGTGTCCAGGATCATACGGGCCTGGACGCCGTTCACCTCCACAGGCACCAGTATGGCCGCATTGCGCGTGCTGTAGCGCACCTTGGCGCTGCCGTTCGCCTGCACCTTGGGGCAGGAGCCCTTCTTCTCCCACTCCTTCATGAGGGTATCCAGCTGCTGGGTGCGCCGCTTGTGGGCGTCGAAGGCCACGAAGTCGCGCAGGATGTTGGCCGCCTCGCACGGGAACCCGGCCTTGGCCGCCAGCTTTGCGGTGTCGTAGAACACCTGGGCGTGCACCCGGGCCGGGTCGGAAAAGAGCGAAAGGGCCAAGAGCATGTCCTCGTAGGCGCCCAGGGTATCGCCGGTCTTCTCCTTTGCGCGTGACCGCCAGCCCCGGACGCTTGGGTCGCTCGGGTAGTCGGCCACCATCTCGTCGGCTACGGCCAGGGCCTCCTTGTACTGCATGAGACCCATCCGGGCGTCGTACACCATAGGCAGGAGGTCTTTGCATTCGCCGCAGAGGTTTACGCGGCTGTCGTAGAGGGAAAGCACGGACGAGAAATGGTTGGCCCGGCTGAGCTTCCCGGCCAGATCGTTAATAAGGGTGCGGTTGCAGGGCTCCTTCTCGATGCCCTGGGCCAGCTTGAACCCGGCGGTGCCGAGCGAGCCGACGATTTCGGCTGGCAAGAGCGACTGCTGGGGCGGCCTGAAGATGAAATACGCACCGATTGCATGAGCCGCTATGACCAGGGCCACAAAGCCTACGATGATGGGGAGGTTGCTGCGGTTCACGGCAGGACTCTTTGCTATTTTACATGTGAGGGACATGCGCTCCCTCGGATCGATCTCCCGAAGCGTCGACTTCTCCTGGCTGCATTCGGCAATCTCTTCACCGGTTGATGGCGTAGATGAGAGGAGTACCGTTATATGGCCTCATCCAGAGTGACCCGGACCCCACCATGAAGCCCTGGTAGTTTTGGAACACTTCATATGGGTCCTGATCCAGGATGTCCTGCTTGACCTTTTTTGTGATTATGTATTCGTAGTGCTTCAAAAACTGATCTTTTGTTTTCACAGAGAACCTGAAGGCAGTGCCGTCTTTTTTGCTCCCGTTTATTCTCACTGGATAATGAACAACTGAGGCCAGTGCGTCCCTGTCGTTTTCTATTATAGCCTTCTGGAGTAGTATTAAAAATTCAGCAGCAACAAGCGGCTGTACAACATCTCCTACTTGAACAGACACTTTTTCCTGAGGGGTGTTCTCTGCCTTTGCCGTATTCTGTGTTGCAATGAAGAGGGAAATGCAGAGGAATAAGTAAATGAACACGGACAAATAACTGTTTCCCGCCGAGAAATCATGCGTAGAGAGCTTGTTCAGTCGTGCAAGGGTATTCATGGTAAATTCCCCGTGCCGTGGTTTGCTCGTCACCAGTATGTTTGCGCGATCCGTGTTTCACTTTC includes the following:
- the fdnG gene encoding formate dehydrogenase-N subunit alpha; this translates as MGICRRDFMKLAAASGVAVTFGGLGFDLTPAYAAAELVKLKGTKQTTSICCYCSVGCGLIVNTAQEGKGRAVNIEGDPDHPINQGSLCAKGASLYQLTENDRRIQKVMYRAPNSDKWQEKSWDWALTEIAKRIKATRDASFKEKNAKGQMVNRCEGIASVGSAALDNEECWIYQTFLRAMGLTYIEHQARICHSSTVPALAESFGRGAMTNHYIDIKNSDCVLIMGGNSAETHPVCFKWVTKAMQNGAPLIHVDPRFTRTSSKADIYAPLRSGTDIAFLGGMIKYILDNNLIFEEYVREYTNASFIVAPDFDFTDGLFSGFDEAARKYDKSKWAFALDDKGVPKRDMTLADPRCVFQLLKKHYSRYDLKNVSDVTGTPAEKLEEVYKAYTQTGKPEKSGTILYAMGWTQHTVGVQNIRTMCLIQLLLGNMGVAGGGVNALRGESNVQGSTDQGLLYHIIPGYLPTPRASNKTYDEYKALITPKSNDPKSLNWKQHQPKYMASLLKAMYKQAEPATSYDWLPKLDDGQDASWLVLFDQMLKGQFKGFFAWGMNPAASGANSHKTREALTKLDWMVNVNLFDNETGSFWKGPGMDPKKIKTEVFFLPAAVSTEKEGSITNSGRWMQWRYGGPKPLGQCKPDGDIIYELFMKVRDLYKKGKGAFPAPILGANIDDWGDGHTFDPHKVARLINGYYLKDVKGKAPDGSEIVYKAGTQVASFANLMDDGSTCSGDWVYCGSYTDTDKAKGNKAARRSIEQTPEQAKVGMFPNWSWSWPVNRRVIYNRASVNAQGVPYQPDKPVLAWDATGKKWTIDVVDGGGDPGAKHPFIMQQHGLGALFGPGLNDGPFPEHYEPMECPIPAHPFSKRLNNPAALIFPGEEAKRSSCDPRYPFVCTSIRVTEHWQTGLMTRWTPWLLEAEPQMFCEMSNELATLRGIKNGDKVLLENPRGQVWAMAMVTNRLKPMMVMGNKVHLVAIPWHYGWVWPKEGGESANLLTPSVGDANTGIPETKAFMVNVKKA
- a CDS encoding aspartyl protease family protein, with the translated sequence MNRSNLPIIVGFVALVIAAHAIGAYFIFRPPQQSLLPAEIVGSLGTAGFKLAQGIEKEPCNRTLINDLAGKLSRANHFSSVLSLYDSRVNLCGECKDLLPMVYDARMGLMQYKEALAVADEMVADYPSDPSVRGWRSRAKEKTGDTLGAYEDMLLALSLFSDPARVHAQVFYDTAKLAAKAGFPCEAANILRDFVAFDAHKRRTQQLDTLMKEWEKKGSCPKVQANGSAKVRYSTRNAAILVPVEVNGVQARMILDTGATMSLLTQGFAKRAGVEAVSKKGLLASTANGRTWVDGGLAETMSLGGASLKKVPLHVHGTPGDSLGEGVDGLLGLSFLGNFKASLNNGVLELSPLE